From the Fusobacterium ulcerans ATCC 49185 genome, the window ATTATCAGCTCAGAGAAATCATAAGAGATAAAATAATGAATGAAGATTGGGGATATGGAACAGAGATACCTTCAGAATTGAAGCTTTGTGATGAGTTTAATTTATGCAGAGCCACAGTAAAACAGGCAATGGATGGTCTTGTAAATGAGGGACTTATTGTAAGGAAAAAAGGAAAGGGATCTTTTGTAGTCTATCAAAAGATTACAGAAAATTTTCTGCTAGAACCAGCTTTCAGCAAAAAAAGTGGAGAAGCAGGACTGAATGATTACTCAACAGTGATTTTTTCAGATTTTACAGAAACAGACAGAAGAATGCAAAAAGTATTGGAGCTAGAAGAGAATGGAGAGGTGTATCAAATAGAGAGGCTTCATTATATAGACGGAAAACCAGTTCTTTTAGATACACACTATATCAATCCTAAATGGGCAGGAAATATTTCAAAGGAAGATATTAGAGAAATAGCTGTATATAAATATATTGAAAATACCTATGAAAAAAGTTTTACTAATTATAAAATAGGGGTACAGGCAATAATGCTTGATCAATATGAAAAAGAGCAGCTTGATTTTCCAGAAATTCCTACAGGGATGGTAGTAGAATGTCTGTCATTTATAGGGAAAGAGCCTGTAGTATTCAACAGGAGAACTTATAGAGGAGATAGATGTGATCTTTGTTTAGAATTCATAGCTGTTAATCAAAAAATGGAAGTTGTCAATTCAGAGATTTCTATTGAAGAGAGAAATGGAAAACGTCATTAAAACCTTCATCAAGTATTGAGCTGCAAAATAGTCAAGAATAGCGATCTTTCATATACTACTTAATTTTAAGTGGGGGGATTATTATGTTAAAGAAGAAGATAGGATTGGCCAATAAGATATTGATTGGTATGATTCTGGGGGCAATAGCTGGACTTGTTATAGGACCAAAAATAACGGCAATAGCTGTCGTTGGGGATGTATTTTTAAGACTTCTTAGAATGTCAGTTGTACCTCTTATTTTTGCCAATGTTGTTTTGGCAGTAGCAGGTATGGGAGATTTGAGACGTCTTGGGAAGATTGGAGTTAAACTTGTTGTTATCTTTTTAGCTACAACATTTGTTGCAGCAGGTATTGGATTATTTTCTGCTCTTGTGATAAAACCAGGGGTAGGATTTGTAATGACAGATGTCAGTGGAATAGTTGAAAAAGGGGCTCCTACTGTAAGCAGTGTTATTTTAGGATTTTTCCCTGTTAATATAATGCAGTCATTCTCAGAAGGAAATATGCTTCAGATAATTACTTTTGCTATATTTTCTGGTATAGCTATCCTTCTATTAAAAGAAGAGGACAAAAAACGTGTGTTGGATATGTTTGGAACTCTTTCTCGTTTCATAATGATGATATTGAAATTTGTTATGGGATTCACTCCATATGGTGTTTTTGCTCTTATGGCAACAACAACAGGAAAATATGGAACAGACATATTAGGACCTTTAGGAAAGTTTATAATTACTATTTACATTGGATTAATCATACATGCTTTTGTAGTTTATGGTGGAATGTATCTGGCAGCTTCTGGAAAGAGCCCGATTGCGTTCTATAAGAAAATAGCTCCAGTATGGACTACAAGTTTTGCTACATGTAGTACTGCTGCAACTATACCAGTATCTATAAAAGTTTGTGAAGATGAATTGAAATTGAAAAAAGATATAGCTGGATTTACTATTCCAGTAGGGGCAACAATGAATATGGATGGAAATGGGCTTTGGTATGGAGTCGTAGCAGTGTTTGTATCACAGGTACTGGGAATAGAAATGTCTTTATATCAAATGTTTATAGCTGTATTTACAGGAGTATTGATGACTTTAGGAAGTCCTGGTATCCCTGGTGGAATATTTGTTGCAACAACTATTTTCCTTACAACTTTAGGGCTACCAATAGAATTTGTAGGTCTTTTAGGTGGAATCTTCCGTATAATGGATATGGGAATCACTACTGTAAATGTAGTGGGATCTGTAGTCGTAGCTGCTGTATTAGATGCTGGTGAAAGAAAGAATGAGCAGAGAGAAGCAGTTGAGGAGGGATAATAATGAAAGAAAAAGTTGTGGGAATATTAGGTGGAATGGGACCAGAAGCTACTATAGATCTTTTTGCCAAAATAGTAGAAGAAACACATGCAAAATGTGATGAAGATCACTTGAGAATAATAGTGGACAATAATCCAAAAATGCCAAGCAGACAGGATGCAATCATGAAAGGGACAGAAAGCCCAGTTGCAGCTATGGTTGCTACAGCAGAAAATTTAAAAAAAGCGGGGGCTGACTTTATAATAATCGGGGCAAATACAGCACATTATTTTTATGACGAAGTTGCCAGTCAGGTAGACATACCATTTCTACATATAATAGAGGAAGCAGTTAAAGAGATGATGCGTCAGGTGCCAGGAATAAAAAAAGTGGGGGTAATGGCAACTAATGCAGCTGTGAAGATTAAATTATATGATAAATGCTGTGCAAAGTTTGGAATAAAAGTAATAGCTGCAAAAGAGGAAGTACAGAATAAAGTACATGATACTATATTTGACTTTAAATACAATGGGGTTACAGAAAAGAATGTAAAAGATGCTACAGATTGTGCTAAATATTTCATAGAAAATGGAGCAGAGGCATTAATAATGGGATGTACAGAAATTCCAATTATATTAAAAGGAAAAAGTTTTACAGTGCCTCTTATAGATCCTAATGATATTATAGGAAAAGTGGCAGTAGCTTACGCAAAAAATAAATACGAATTATAAAAAACAAGGTGGTTCAAAGTAATTTTGAGCCACCTTGTTTTCTATTTCTTAGGTGAGAATTTTTTTAAAAACTCACTTTTTTCTCTTACAAAAAGTTTTCCTTCAGCTTCTTTACAGATATAAACTATCACTATCAATCCATCTCTTTCATTAGTACAATCAATAGCTTCACTTACAGTTTGGTATTCTCTTCCATTTTTATTATTTATCCAAAGGGAATTTTTTTCTATTATCATTTTTCCTCGCTTTTATTTAAAAAGTTTTTTCTTATAATATCCTTCAGCCATATATATAGCAGCAAGAGGATTGTGACCTAGAACTCTGTCTTTTACTGCAAACACTGTAACAGGAGCTTCAGAATGTTTCAGGAATAAAGAGTCATGTCCTACACAAAGTCCTAAAAGTATATTTAATTCAGTTCCAGACTGATTTAAAAGTTTTGCCTGACCAATAGGATTACACATAGGTTCATAAGTACAAGGTCTTACCTGCTCTTCATTAGAGATATTGATAAATTCTTTGAGGACAGACCCATTTTTGCATGATAAAGATTCCACTGTAAAGCCCTGATTTCTAAGGATAGAAGCAAAAAGTTTAGCCTCTTTTGAAAGACCTACACAAAATGCAAGACCAAGTTTTTTATACCCGCATTTATTAGCAAAATTTATTATTTCTTCTACTCTTGTCTGTTTACAATACCCTTCACTTTCGACAAGGGCTGAATTATGAGCAAGCTTCATATTTTCTTTTTCAAGATAGAATTTTTTGATTTCCTCTATGTTGTCAAGTTCTCTGCATGGGCAATTAAGAGGAGCTTCAGCAAGATTCCCAGTTCTGCAAACGTATTTAGTACAAACATCACAAGTGTACATAAAATCATCTCCTTAAATATATATTTAAATTCTAATTTCTAACCATTTTTCAATATCATTAAATACTTCATCTCTGTTTATTTCATTGTGAAGCTCATGTCTTGCATTTTTATACAAATGACAGGTAACATCTTTAAATCCAATTTTGTTGTAGAATTTCTCAAGCTCTGCAACTCCCTTTCCAAATTTTCCCACAGGATCCATATCTCCTGATACTATCATTATAGGAAGTTCTCTGGATATGTTTTTAAAAGATTCTTCTGAATAGAGAGAATTTAAAAACTCAAAGAAAGTAGTATAAAAAGTACTACTGTAGGTAAAATCACATAATTTATCATTACAATATTTTTTAACTTCTTCAATATCTCTGGAAAGCCATGAATTTTCATTATAATAATATTCAGATTTTGTTTTGCTGTTGGAATTTAGAAAAACAAGTTTTTTAATTATAGAGGCTCTCCTATTTTTATATATTTTATCTAAAAAATAACTTGCTATTTCTCCTGTTTTCCATAGAAAAGGCTGTTTATAACATGAACCGCAAAATATATACCCATCTATTTTATTCCAACAGGTTTTCATATGTTCTTGTGCAATGAAAGATCCCATACTGTGCCCAAATACAAAAAAAGGAATATTAGGATACTCTCTTTTTAATTTTTCAGTATACAATATTTGCTCTCTTATTAAGATAGGAAAATCACTTTGAAATATACCCAGTTCTTCTTTTGCAGCAACATTATTTCCATGATGTAAATGTTCATGTAAAAAGACAAGATAACCTTGTTCTGTAAAATATTTAAAGAAGTGAATATATCTTCCTTTATGTTCACTCATTCCATGTATAACTTGTATAATTCCTTTTATATTTTCTGTCATAAAATTTCACCTCTGTAATATTATTATATCTCATAAACAGTAAAAATAAAATAAAATTACATATATAATTTTATAGTAAACACTTGTTAAAAATCAGAAAAAATATTATAATTAGTGTGAATGAACAGAAAATTTGTTAAAAAATAAAAGAATAAGTATGGTATTTTAGTATAATTATATAAATTTAAAATAATTTTAAAGGAGTGATATACATTATGCATGCATTATTAGAAAGTTTTCTTACAGATATTTTTACTGCTCTTCCAGGGTTGGTAATCAGAGGTTTAATTCTGATAGTTTTATTTATAATTTGGCCTAAACTTTTAGGAATGATTTTAACAACTTATAAAAAGACACTTGAGAAGAAAAATGTTGATCCATTACTTGAAAGTTTTACAGTTTCATTACTTAAAACAATTGCCTATATAGCTTTATTCTTTGTGGTAGTCAGTGTAATAGGAATAAAAGCAACATCTCTTGTTACAGTTTTAGGTACAGCAGGTATCGCAGTTGGTTTGGCATTACAGGGAAGTTTATCTAATTTGGCTGGAGGAGTTCTTATCCTTTTCTTCAAACAGTTTTCAAAAGGAGATTATATCTCTAATAATGGGGGAATAGAAGGAACAGTAGACCAGATACATATTCTTTATACTACTCTTATCACAACAGATAATAAAGTGATAGTAGTTCCTAATGGACAGCTTGCAAATAATGCGATAATAAACTATTCTAGAAAACCAGAGAGAAGATTGGACATGGTATTTTCTGTGTCATATGATACTTCAACAGATAAAGCTAAAGAATTATTGAGACAAATAGCAGAAAACCATCCAGCAGTATTAAAGGATAAAGCAATAACAATAAGAATGGCTAAACAAAATGCAAGCTCTCTTGATTTCAATTTCAGAGTTTGGGTGAAAAGTTCAGATTACTGGGATACATTATATGACTTCAATGAAGAGGTAAAAAAAGTCTTTGACGAAAATGGCATAGAAATTCCATATCAGAAAATTGATATATACAATAGAACTGAAAAGTAATATTTATAAAAAATATCTTTTTTTATGTGACAAAATTCTTAAATTTGTGCTATAATAATCAAAATATATATATGAAGTTTTTTGGTTATTAAATTTTGATTTTATGAAGTATAAATATTAAGTTTTTATGAAAAAGGAGAGGGATATGAACGGAAAAATAGTAAAAGAAGCTATTACATTTGATGATGTGCTATTGGTGCCAGCAAAATCAGACGTTTTACCACATGAGGTAAGTCTAA encodes:
- a CDS encoding GntR family transcriptional regulator — its product is MKKLKSDSPIPLYYQLREIIRDKIMNEDWGYGTEIPSELKLCDEFNLCRATVKQAMDGLVNEGLIVRKKGKGSFVVYQKITENFLLEPAFSKKSGEAGLNDYSTVIFSDFTETDRRMQKVLELEENGEVYQIERLHYIDGKPVLLDTHYINPKWAGNISKEDIREIAVYKYIENTYEKSFTNYKIGVQAIMLDQYEKEQLDFPEIPTGMVVECLSFIGKEPVVFNRRTYRGDRCDLCLEFIAVNQKMEVVNSEISIEERNGKRH
- a CDS encoding dicarboxylate/amino acid:cation symporter, whose translation is MLKKKIGLANKILIGMILGAIAGLVIGPKITAIAVVGDVFLRLLRMSVVPLIFANVVLAVAGMGDLRRLGKIGVKLVVIFLATTFVAAGIGLFSALVIKPGVGFVMTDVSGIVEKGAPTVSSVILGFFPVNIMQSFSEGNMLQIITFAIFSGIAILLLKEEDKKRVLDMFGTLSRFIMMILKFVMGFTPYGVFALMATTTGKYGTDILGPLGKFIITIYIGLIIHAFVVYGGMYLAASGKSPIAFYKKIAPVWTTSFATCSTAATIPVSIKVCEDELKLKKDIAGFTIPVGATMNMDGNGLWYGVVAVFVSQVLGIEMSLYQMFIAVFTGVLMTLGSPGIPGGIFVATTIFLTTLGLPIEFVGLLGGIFRIMDMGITTVNVVGSVVVAAVLDAGERKNEQREAVEEG
- a CDS encoding aspartate/glutamate racemase family protein; the encoded protein is MKEKVVGILGGMGPEATIDLFAKIVEETHAKCDEDHLRIIVDNNPKMPSRQDAIMKGTESPVAAMVATAENLKKAGADFIIIGANTAHYFYDEVASQVDIPFLHIIEEAVKEMMRQVPGIKKVGVMATNAAVKIKLYDKCCAKFGIKVIAAKEEVQNKVHDTIFDFKYNGVTEKNVKDATDCAKYFIENGAEALIMGCTEIPIILKGKSFTVPLIDPNDIIGKVAVAYAKNKYEL
- a CDS encoding DUF1847 domain-containing protein, with the translated sequence MYTCDVCTKYVCRTGNLAEAPLNCPCRELDNIEEIKKFYLEKENMKLAHNSALVESEGYCKQTRVEEIINFANKCGYKKLGLAFCVGLSKEAKLFASILRNQGFTVESLSCKNGSVLKEFINISNEEQVRPCTYEPMCNPIGQAKLLNQSGTELNILLGLCVGHDSLFLKHSEAPVTVFAVKDRVLGHNPLAAIYMAEGYYKKKLFK
- a CDS encoding alpha/beta fold hydrolase, with the translated sequence MTENIKGIIQVIHGMSEHKGRYIHFFKYFTEQGYLVFLHEHLHHGNNVAAKEELGIFQSDFPILIREQILYTEKLKREYPNIPFFVFGHSMGSFIAQEHMKTCWNKIDGYIFCGSCYKQPFLWKTGEIASYFLDKIYKNRRASIIKKLVFLNSNSKTKSEYYYNENSWLSRDIEEVKKYCNDKLCDFTYSSTFYTTFFEFLNSLYSEESFKNISRELPIMIVSGDMDPVGKFGKGVAELEKFYNKIGFKDVTCHLYKNARHELHNEINRDEVFNDIEKWLEIRI
- a CDS encoding mechanosensitive ion channel family protein; its protein translation is MHALLESFLTDIFTALPGLVIRGLILIVLFIIWPKLLGMILTTYKKTLEKKNVDPLLESFTVSLLKTIAYIALFFVVVSVIGIKATSLVTVLGTAGIAVGLALQGSLSNLAGGVLILFFKQFSKGDYISNNGGIEGTVDQIHILYTTLITTDNKVIVVPNGQLANNAIINYSRKPERRLDMVFSVSYDTSTDKAKELLRQIAENHPAVLKDKAITIRMAKQNASSLDFNFRVWVKSSDYWDTLYDFNEEVKKVFDENGIEIPYQKIDIYNRTEK